Proteins from a genomic interval of Zonotrichia albicollis isolate bZonAlb1 chromosome 18, bZonAlb1.hap1, whole genome shotgun sequence:
- the SPECC1L gene encoding cytospin-A isoform X2 yields MKKASRSVGSVPKVPGVNKAQTSEKAKPENGSSVSAVTKLSKTGTSASLLKTKSNDDLLAGMAGGGGVTMTNGVKAKKNSCVSSTAPSAPGTAMSTLENKPKTIAGTSSTAKRSTSSGNKESSSSRERIRERSRLSQSKKLPLAGQGPGDAGLAKRSRGRANPDCDVRMSKSKSDNQISDRAALEAKVNDLLTLAKTKDVEILHLRNELRDMRAQLGLNEDHLEGDEKSEEKEAIVVHQPTDVESTLLQLQEQNTAIREELNQLKNENRMLKDRLNALGFSLEQRLDNSEKLFGYQSLSPEITAGNHSDGGGTLTSSVEGSAPGSMEDLLSQDENTLMDNQHSNSMDNLDSECSEVYQPLTSSDDALDAPSSSESEGVPSIERSRKGSSGNASEVSVACLTERIHQMEENQHSTAEELQATLQELADLQQITQELNSENERLGEEKVILMESLCQQSDKLEHFSRQIEYFRSLLDEHHISYVIDEDMKSGRYMELEQRYMELAENARFEREQLLGVQQHLSNTLKMAEQDNKEAQEMIGALKERNHHMERIIESEQKSKTALASTLEEYKATVASDQIEMNRLKAQLEHEKQRVAELYSIHNSGDKSDIQDLLESVRLDKEKAESLASGLQEELAHTRNDANRLQDAIAKVEDEYRVFQEEAKKQIEDLNVTLEKLRTELDEKETERSDMKETIFELEDEVEQHRAVKLHDNLIISDLENTVKKLQDQKHDMEREIKNLHRRLREESAEWRQFQADLQTAVVIANDIKSEAQEEIGDLKRRLHEAQEKNEKLSKELEEIKSRKQEEERGRVYNYMNAVERDLAALRQGMGLSRRSSTSSEPTPTVKTLIKSFDSASSQVPSPAAATIPRTPLSPSPMKTPPAAAVSPMQRHSISGPISASKPLATLTDKRPSYAEIPVQEHLLRTSSTICRTSSTICRTSFFLL; encoded by the exons ATGAAGAAAGCAAGCAGGAGTGTTGGCTCAGTGCCCAAAGTGCCTGGAGTAAATAAAGCTCAAACAAGTGAAAAAGCCAAACCAGAAAACGGCTCCTCAGTGTCTGCAGTCACAAAACTCTCCAAAACTGGGACATCAGCATCTCTTTTGAAG ACTAAGAGTAACGATGACCTCTTAGCAGGGATGGCTGGTGGCGGCGGAGTGACCATGACCAACGGTGTCAAGGCCAAGAAGAACTCTTGTGTATCATCAACAGCACCTtcagctccagggacagccatgAGCACTCtagaaaacaaacccaaaaccattGCAG GTACAAGTTCCACAGCAAAACGTAGCACTTCCTCTGGAAACAAAGagtccagctcctccagggagAGGATCCGGGAGCGCTCCCGGCTGAGCCAGAGCAagaagctgcccctggcagggcagggccccgGCGACGCGGGGCTGGCCAAGCGCTCCCGCGGCCGCGCCAACCCCGACTGCGACGTCCGCATGAGCAAGTCCAAGTCAGACAATCAGATCAGCGACAGAGCTGCGCTGGAAGCGAAGGTGAACGATCTCCTGACGTTAGCAAAAACTAAAGATGTGGAGATCTTGCATCTGAGAAATGAATTGAGGGACATGCGTGCTCAGCTGGGACTCAACGAAGATCATCTTGAGGGGGATGAGAAATCCGAAGAGAAAGAAGCCATTGTTGTCCATCAGCCAACTGATGTAGAGTCTACGCTGCTCCAGTTACAGGAACAAAACACTGCCATCAGAGAAGAGCTCAACCAGCTGAAGAATGAGAATCGAATGCTAAAAGACAGACTAAATGCTTTGGGCTTTTCTTTGGAACAAAGGCTGGACAACTCTGAAAAGCTCTTTGGCTATCAGTCTTTGAGTCCAGAGATTACAGCTGGCAACCACAGCGATGGTGGGGGCACTCTGACATCTTCAGTGGAAGGTTCTGCTCCTGGATCGATGGAAGACTTGTTAAGTCAGGATGAAAACACTCTCATGGATAACCAACACAGTAATTCCATGGATAATTTAGACAGTGAGTGCAGTGAAGTTTATCAGCCACTGACATCAAGCGATGATGCCTTAGATGCTCCATCATCCTCAGAATCTGAAGGAGTACCAAGCATAGAAAGGTCTAGGAAGGGAAGCAGTGGCAATGCAAGTGAGGTGTCCGTAGCCTGTCTGACAGAACGGATACATCAGATGGAGGAGAACCAACACAGTACAGCTGAGGAGCTCCAGGCCACGCTTCAAGAGCTTGCAGATCTGCAACAAATAACACAAGAGCTGAACAGCGAGAATGAAAGACTTGGAGAGGAGAAGGTAATCCTGATGGAGTCTTTGTGCCAGCAGAGTGACAAGCTGGAGCACTTCAGCCGTCAGATCGAGTATTTCCGCTCCCTCCTGGACGAGCACCACATCTCCTACGTGATTGACGAGGACATGAAGAGCGGGCGCTacatggagctggagcagcgctaCATGGAGCTGGCGGAGAACGCGCGCTTCGAgcgggagcagctgctgggcgtTCAGCAGCACCTGAGCAACACGCTGAAGATGGCAGAGCAAGACAACAAGGAGGCCCAAGAGATGATAGGGGCGTTGAAAGAGAGGAATCACCACATGGAACGGATCATCGAGTCagagcagaaaagcaaaacCGCTCTGGCATCCACCTTGGAGGAGTACAAAGCCACAGTAGCCAGTGACCAGATTGAGATGAACAGGCTGAAAGCTCAGCTGGAGCACGAAAAGCAGAGAGTGGCCGAGCTGTATTCCATACACAACTCTGGAGATAAATCAGATATACAAGACCTGCTGGAGAGTGTCAGGCTGGATAAGGAGAAAGCAGAGAGCTTGGCCAGTggtctgcaggaggagctggctcACACCCGCAATGATGCCAACCGACTGCAAGATGCCATTGCTAAG GTGGAAGATGAATACAGAGTGTTCCAAGAAGAAGCCAAGAAACAAATTGAGGATCTCAATGTGACTCTAGAAAAGCTTCGGACAGAGCTGGATGAAAAGGAGACTGAGAGGAGTGACATGAAGGAAACCATCTTTGAGCTGGAGGATGAAGTGGAGCAGCACCGTGCTGTGAAGCTGCATGACAATCTCATCATATCTGATTTGGAGA ATACAGTTAAAAAACTTCAGGATCAAAAGCATGACATGGAAAGAGAGATCAAGAATCTTCACAGGAGACTCCGG GAGGAGTCGGCAGAGTGGCGGCAGTTCCAGGCAGACCTGCAGACCGCAGTGGTCATTGCCAACGACATCAAGTCGGAGGCGCAGGAGGAGATCGGGGACCTGAAGCGCCGATTGCACGAGGCGCAGGAGAAGAACGAGAAACTCagcaaggagctggaggagatcaAGTCTCGCAA GCAGGAAGAAGAGCGTGGCCGGGTGTACAATTACATGAACGCGGTGGAGAGGGACCTGGCAGCTCTGAGACAGGGCATGGGCCTGAGCCGCCGATCCTCCACCTCCTCGGAGCCCACGCCCACTGTGAAAACGCTCATCAAGTCCTTCGACAGCGCCTCCTCCCAAG ttccaagccctgctgctgccacaatTCCTCGCACTCCCCTGAGCCCAAGCCCCATGAAAActcccccagctgctgctgtatCCCCCATGCAG aggcATTCCATAAGTGGGCCAATTTCAGCTTCAAAACCCCTTGCTACACTGACAGACAAAAGACCAAGCTATGCAGAAATTCCTGTTCAAG AGCATTTGCTGAGAACATCCTCCACCATTTGCAGAACATCCTCCACCATTTGCAGAACATCCTTCTTTTTGCTTTAG